AAAGCACCAGGTGcttttactatttagttttaaaatgtacaatacttgttttgttgaataaaacaatCGCTTTGTTAAGAATATTGCAAGCCTATTATGTGATTCATCTTCCTTACATTGgtgtaacattacattttttactgttgtgacaaaatcagtttaaattactataacacttgtttgttaaaatgttaaatcatCTTATTACTTCCACAATATAACGTTGACTAAATGCATTGAAGCATACATTGTCCTTACACACCAATACTATccagtaaaaaacaattttgtgacTAATTTAATTGCCTGGTTTTGGATGTGGTAAGTATGACTGCAATTAACTTAGGCAAATTTATAGGTGGCAATGTAGGTGGttatttacagtgtttaaatgtaattttaaatctaacatcacaataaattattcttatttggaaaataaattaacaaaatgtacaatacgaaaattggaaaaatatttattaaactgaaatctataaaacatttacaataaatcattattaatacaCTATAAGCCAACAGTAAACTAAACTCACTGAAGAATACTAATATACTACAATATCACAAAAACACTGTCAAAATTGCATTCATTACTGATGGAACATTTCTTTGTGGATGGTTAGGGTATGATTGTCACTCGCTATATTACCTGAACAAACAATAGAAAACCGTTTATATTCcttcatttataaatgaaattggctttgtattaatttgtttaacattaCTCTCTGGATAAGCACAGCAGTCTAAAAAATAGAGATTAAAACTTAAGGGTTTTGAGTAAATAAGTTATCAGCAATTAATTTAGTGAACCAGATAGCATAATTAGATTTGAGGtcataacaaaattaactaaCATTAACATTACCCACACTTAATATGGATATATTCGAATCTAAACAAAACTCCAAATACGATTATTTCTGATTTTACATtgtgtctcttggagagtttgtTCATTCACAAAAAGCCTTCAAAATGGCTTACTAGTGGCATGGGAAAGGTTAAGAAAGTTATTTACAAGTATGTTTCTTAAATGAACagtattttgattaattaaaaacaagtaacaTATACTACTTAGTTACAATTACCATTTGATATTCCACGTTTAAATCTAAACCTTTTCATGtttgtattctaaaaatattcccctacaacattataaaatatcacaACCAACAACATAATTTCTTTACTGGGATGGATTCCACTACCAGCAGATAGGAAGGGGTAAAAGAAATCCTGTGGTAGTTTGATCTCGTATACAGGAGGCTGTGCAAACTTGGTGACAGCAGGAGTAGTCTTGTCAATAAATCTCACTGACGTCTCAACTACCACTGTGGTGTGGTTAGACTCACACGTGTTTGCTGATGGTAACAAGTCCAGGTAGGCTGCAATTATCTTGGCTTGAGGTCTGGCCATAGGTCCCACGAGAGAGTAGACGATAATAATGTCCACAGCTGTGGTGAGTGCCGGAACCGGGGGTGGCTCAGCTGACAGCAACGGCACCCAGGCCTCTACCTCTCCCTCCTTTGGGTCTCCATAGCTTGAGATAACTGCTTCAGACAGATTCGCTACCGGACCCAAAATTTGCTGCCAGATCTAAAAAGGTGCAATGTTTACAAACCAAGACTAACACTATAAACACAGAGACTGTATTATTATTGTCATAAGTCATATATTTggccattaaatacatatttgtacaatagGCTACGTCATTAcagatacatacaaataaaagcaattaacatATACAGTTAAAACTACCTACAGACTAACTTTGGAAGACTAGACTAGATATATCACTTTTAAAGAACTCGTCAATTTTGTAAAAAGGGATTGTTCAACAGCCAatcgtataaaatatttctaaaactattaaagcTACTATAATGAGCAGAAATGTGCAGTCTATTAAATAACCTTATGCTAACAATTTCAtaagataatttagttttacttaacctagcaaAAGGTACATGAATTTGGTGAGAATTTCCTAGTAGCATAAGAGTGAACATGCTCATTGAggacataattattaacattattttttgcaaaaagtagacaagataaaatgtatagatttataaCAGTTAGTATTTTACTGCAAATAAAGAAGGGTCTACAGTGCTCAAGACAATGGGCGTTGTTGAGAATTCTGACTgctttcttttgaataatcaatacTTCATTTATACTGCTACAATTACCCCATAATAATAGTCCCATATGTGATTACACCTTGAAAAAgggcaaagtaaaccattctaaGATAGTGTTTGTCTACACAGTGCCTCAAATGGTACAAGAGATATATGACCCTGctcaatttttttacatacattatttatatgagaAATGCCAGGTCAACTTTGAATCCAGAGTGATACCTAGTAAATTAACCACATTATCATTACAATCAGCTTGGACTCTTAAGGAGAAAaccatattttgagttttttctaaattcaacacAACAGAACATTTGATTTATACCATTCATCTGCTTCATCGATCATACATCTTAGTTTAAGCTCTctttcattttgattatttactgttgtaaaaaaagtgacatcatcagcaaacattacTGATTTATAACTCACATTGTACTCAAGATCGTTAAccataattagaaataaagtagggCCCAGAAACTGTCCTGTGGCAGCCAAACTTTACCTCAGAAGATTTAGAAAGATTGccattagtaaaaaatgttttgttgccgATAACTGAGGTaggatttaaacaaagaattttgaaTGCCTGTTACACCATAGAATTTAAGTTTTCTCAACAGGATGTCGTGATCgacacagtcgaaggccttggagaGGTCGCATAAAACTGCACAGGTGTCAAAGCCTGCATCGAAACCAGCCAAGACGCCCGAAACAAGTCCCCCAACTGCATCGGTTGTCGACATCCCGgctctaaaaccaaactgactaCAACTAAAGagattatttgtttcaaaatataagttaacctGGGTTTTAATGATGGCTTCAAAGACTTTAAGAAAAAACTGGTACCAGAGAGATAGGCCTGTACGATTTAACACTCCTATGATCACCCTTCTTAAAGATTGGCACAACCTTTGACACTTTTAATTTACTAGGAAAGATTCCCTCTTTAAGCATCGCATTTAGACACATGGTGAGAGGGATATTCACTCCACTGCACACCAAtttcactaaattatttgaaacattataaatatcacagcttttggaactttttaactttaaaattactttcacaatATCACTATACTCTATAGGCTGCCAGGCGAAAGACTGATGTAAAGGTAAGTGTTGCACCTCTAGGAGCTCATCTGGCTTTGTATTTTGCTGCGGGGATTTTCTCTCGGATTTCATCCACTACCGAAATGAAGTATTCGTTGAAAGAATCAGCATCCGGAGTagcatgttgttgttgtttcgGTTGAGtctcatgttttataatttgccaCGCAGCTTTGCAAGTGTTGCTTGAGGACTGAATAAATTCTTGGGTTAGCATGAAATTTAGCTTGTTTTAGAGCACTCTTGTAATTGATCTtggccaatttataattttttagcatCCCTGGGATCTTCAGTcgcttgtgaaatattaaaaagtgacaTAACCATTTCTTTCATTTTTGCCAACTGAGGAGTGTAAACCAGTTGCGCAGACCTTTAGGTTTATGGTAATTCTTGAAGTTATTTGTTCTTGAGTTCCTCAttggcaaataaatattcatccagcCTATAAACACATTGTGAAaacttattatacatttcttCAGCACTTAATCCTTTAAGAGTTTACACCCCAGTCAATATTCTGTAGACAAAGTTTAAAATCTTCAACTGCAGGCCCAGGTAATGGTCTGAAAGGTCTTTCAAGTCGTTGAAAACCTGTGTAACTTCTTTCTTTGAAGCTGCCATTAGCCGGTCATAAATGTTAAAGGATAAAAAAACTGTGGTCAGATATTAAAAGATCAAGAACATTAACGTTGTAGTCTGATGgtctaatgtttgttattgtgtaGTCAATGCAGGCTAAGCCTCTTGTTGGCTAAAATTGGAACAATAAAGGCCAGCAGTTCTCAAGAGATTATGAAGCTTTACAGTTGTAGTATTGTTCCCATTTGCTTCTATATTCAGGTCGCCACACAGCACTATGtcaatcttaaatttaatcaaataatccagtagattttccaatttaaaaaaaaaaatgttattgtttccaCCACTGGGCCTATACAAGGATACTATTAATAACTTTTGGTCACTGAGTTTGACTGCAGAAACTTCGAATTGCATCTCGACACAAAATTCTTTAACATCAACTTCTTTTTACTTTTAGATCTTCTTTTACATAAATACCAGAACCTCCGTGACTACTGGAGACTCTGTAAAATATTGTAGCGAGTTTGTAACCTGTGAAGTTAAAGAGTTCAAAATTGTCTTCACTAAGCCAATGCTCCACTATGCACAGTACCGagtaatttatatcttttaaacacATTTCTATTTCTAGGACTTTGTTAGTCAAGCATTGAACATTTCCAAATAAgatattaaatgaatttcttgAGATCTTGTCATTATTTGGGGGTGCTAATATTAAATTGTGAACATCATTACTTAAAGTTCTTACATAGGTTGAATTGGCCGAGTTTAGGTTTCTTTCATCTTGTTGGCTATAGTTTCTAAAAAAAGTTGTGGTGTACTCGCTGTAATGACTGGACTGGTGGATGATGGTAGGGGGTGATGGTGTAGGTGCTTCTCTGAGAACCTCTTCAATGGTCACTGGGCTGCTGCTAATAGGTGTTGAAATTTCCTCATGTACTTCCACAACAGCGTCACAAATTTGCTTGGCTAGCCATTTTTTCCCCTTTGAGTTTAGATGTGATCCATGACGAGTGTGCAAGCTGTCTCATTGCTTTGCTTACTTCCACAATAGATACATTATCATATTTACTGCATAGCtcttttattgcaatattagTTTTTCTTTGCAGTTTGTTAACACTTGACCACAGCGGGAGGTCGTATCTAATTGGCAAGTCAAccagaataattttattgttcccagttttttttattgtactctCCATACTATCTATTGCAACATCAGCCTCATTTTTAGAGATGTCATTAGAGCCACAAATAATCACCAGGACATCATTCTTGGTTTTTAActcatttgtaatatttctgtGATTTAGAATTTCACTGCTCCTACCACCTGGCCTCACAAACCCAACAGCAGTTCGGGTTCTTTGATTCTTGTTAATGTACCAAGCCAAATCTCTCCCATGACTGTCAGAACAAATCAAAAATTTACTTTGGTCATTCATACTAACTAACTCTATTTAGTGTATTGTCAATATTTGCTTGATAGTTACTATCAGTGCACTTCCTCGAGGGTACTTTGTTTTCCCTTGTACTTTTGTTTGAAGAGAGGATGTCTCTTGCCTCTTTCGCAGGCACCACAGTATTTTTTATGCCCTTGTGTTTGGAAGCTACTGCCCTGATAAACATTTGGGATTAGATTATTTCGTTGCGGCTTTCTGGAGATGAACTTAGGGGTTTGTAGAGGAGGGAAATCACTTTCTTGATAATCAGCTGACTTACACATATCCGTATTTTCACCAAGCAACTGAAAACTGTTACTCAAAGGTAAGATAAATTCCGATGGCTGAGTAATGTTCTGTTTCAAggaaacctttgtttttattaattaaactttctaaacttaattatttcttCCTCTCTTTTTAATAGCAAATTTTCCAGTGTAACTTTTTCtatttgaaggttttgtactttttgaAAAGGCCTCTTCCAAATCACAGTTAAGGGTTACTACAACCTTTATTTAAACTCTCTACCTcttttaacaatgtattagtttATATCATGTGATAAAAATtgcttcttgttcttcttcatttGGTTCTAAACAATTTTCACAAACCCAATTTTTTGATTTTGAGAATTTGTTGTATTCTTCTAAGTTTagattagaacatttaaaatgagTCCATTTGGAACAGTTTCTGCTTACATAACAAAGCCTTGCTACACTTACCTGACATTTTTACTACATATGCTACAAGGATATTTTATTTggacatttttaaccattttattaattgtatgacAATAATCCTATTAATGTACAACTTATAAATATTCAAACGAAACTGTATTAGTTTAAAGAAAATGGTATGCTGAGCTGtctgtttgtttataaacaaagcaGAAGACAGTTTAATATCCTGCACAAGATGATCTGTTGAGTTTTTACCAGTCGACTTTGACCAGGTTAGACAAGCCCTATATGAGGTCTTTTATCTGATCTACACATCAATGTCAAAGTAAATATCAAGACAAGCATAAAATGAGTCTGGTCAAATATTGCCAGGTTAAAGAGTCCTGAGAAATAATATTTCTAGAGTTCAATAATCAGTAATTCAGTAGAGATATCTTATCTGAGACAGAGTCCAAAGGTCCAACTCAGGGTCACCTGCTGGCTGTGCTAACTCAGAGTTTATCATTTATTCAATCTCCTCTTGAtatcaaataaaacatgaataaaacattaaaacaatcaataaaataattatcaccaataaaaaatgttaaaactgtattttgtataaaagattaaaagtgtgttctttatattgatataaaatgttaattaatatctttaaaattttaccacTAAATTTCACCAAACTTTGAGGAACACTAAACACAAGGTCTGATCCATAAGCTGATGATATATGTCATCAAAATATACAGATGTTAATGGATTTGCAAGTTTTAAAGAGAGTGtcacaaaatgttatttaaaactgtttttaatctaTCGAGAAATTGGTTACAAAAAAGTATTGACTGTTATATCTGTTTGATCTCAAAAGAGTAATGAAGGGCGTGTTCACAACATAAGTATTGTATCTAcgaaaaagtaataacaataataagactGATTTTCTTTGTTTTGTGTGTTAACATGTGCACGTGTGacttaaaaaaacaactaaaaattaataaaacactaagACAGCTTTCCCTATTATCTAATACTTTAATACAGTGGATGTTTGCAATTATTTGGTACACAAGGAAAGACAAAATTTAGATGGCTGTGATAAATTTCTGTTTCttttgtataaactttttatgaaggtgtttcttatatatattagtttataaaaattaaatttattgtaagctTCGAAGGAACTAAAGTTGTATTTTTAGATGTGGGTCTTAAATTATTGGTAGTTACAGTTCACTGAATGAACGTATTgctatatcaaatcaaatcactttattccacatactTAGTATATACAAGAAAATGACAAAGCTTATTCGTACGGAAAATTCCCAGCAAGACTACAGGTCAGAGTGCTGGGAAGAGttctttcttaaatttacataccattacataaaagctatattaatgtatgacagaataaaaataaaatttctttaaaagtataacctaaaatactaacagcattgaaaagaaaggattacaactaatacaaaaacttgtctaacaaacaaaagcaggcccaagtatgaaaattaattgctACATATTGAAATTGACAGGTGCtaagttttatgcaaaaattaaattaataaccaataGTCATACAACAATTCATTAACAGAGCTTTGGACTGGTAATTTAGGTGCAAGGTGACAACAACAACGCCTCTGCAGCCCACCATCCAACACGAAGTAACCATGCTGTCACCTTCCGCTTATACACAATGACGCTGTCACTCTCTGCTTCTTTAATTTCATTAGGTAGATTTCGATACAGTATTTGGGCCagataaaatgaattactaatttCAGAACTATGAGTTAATCTAGGAACGCAATAACCATAATTATCTTGTTGTATAACGATGATGAGTTTCAGTAAATATCGTTCCTTTATTACTTCTTataaataagaacaatgttttaataaagagctatcagtattatttatatactgtgGATATGACCTTAGAAATGAATtagttaatattacttatttattgcccataacttttaacaaattttattctcATAATCTGATAGATCACATAAAATATAGCAGGAAATGTTGAAGTTATTTTATGATGATcgtaaattgtacatttaaaggaACAACTCCACTATTTACACTAGTACTTCTAATAATGCAAATTGAAGACAAACCTGTTGTTGTATCTGCTTGCAAGTTCCTTTAACTGTAAGCGAGCATTGTGTACGGATATTTTCTCCAAAGAGCAGATTGTACCTGTCTCGACAGTAGCCTGAACCCCCTGCGACGCCGACACTTATCCAATCAGACGTGGAGAAGTTATAAGTCACCGCTTTCAAAGACCTCCTGCCTGATATCACAGGCTTCCCCCGGTCGTACCCAGGGCTGCCACTACGCCTGAACACTTGCTGGTCACTGCTACCAGCCCACAGATACGTTACTTTGTAACGCTTGCGGACAAGCTGGTCTCGGTGGACGGAAAGATTTCGCAGCGTATAATAACCTTTTACGTCCACTATGCCTCGAGATCCGTTGTGGTATATTTTGTATTCCAAGGTGTCAATTAGGTTGTGGCAAATGTTGGTTGTATCGTTGAACACTGGTTTAGGCAAGGTCCTCTCGATGCAGGCGTCTGAACAAATGTAGTTGTGCAATGGAATGCATACATCCTCTGTGCAGTCCTATAacgaaaattttactttataacaatgtattttctaaaatttcattatactgacattacattctaccagcttcttcttactggaatcaaataatttataaacaaacgctccaataattatgaaattttatttttgtgaggtctttTGTGTTCAAGGAATGCATCATGAgttgtgggtctgatgatgtgttccttgaacacaaaaggcctcacaaaaataaaatttaataaatattggaacgtttgtttataaattaagtacacTGAAATTGTCAGTTTCAGTGTCAGGTTTTGGTTCAATAAACTGCCCTGTGCACATTATTAAAGGTACTCAATTATCgcgaaatatacaatatttaataatgaataaagatGACATTGTACTGTATATAAATCACCAGTCACAGTCAggttttattgattgtaaaaacAACAAACTTATGTTACAATGACATTACAGAAAGTACAAGCATGTACCTGGGGTTGGGTAAAGTTGTAGCTGTGAGGGGATGAAATGATAAAGAACTGTGCTTCTGTGGAAGCATGACATTCTGCCTTTGTCGTGAGCGGTTTCGTGCAACTTGTCTCTGTATCTGTCAGGTACGTCACCTCCACTGTGCCGTGGCACAAGGTGCTGTGACCAATAGAAACTGGCACACCTAGagtaaatatgaatatacaaacGGTACTACTCATTCTAGATTTTTATgcttttataatataagtaataaaaataatcattgacAAGTGAAGTAACAGTTGTATCCTAGTTATTGTaccataattaaatgtaataatataagatttcagctaaacaaaacacacatacaatacatgaaataaaaatattacattttaaaattataaaattgtggttggaaataagatttatacatcaatacttttgattcttatcccaatgttccaactccacacaatcttctttaccatattgaaaaactttccactcttccatattctgtttcctatctcttctcttattgtgcccctatctgttatgatacttcctaaataacagaattccttcaccttttcaagtctttttccttcaactaacacgtctttgttatttccatcccttctctctactttcattactttacatttttgtatgttcatctctaaaaccatatttcttcgccacttttgcccatttgtttaactctcgttctaactcttcttccctattttcccatatcattatgtcatccgcatatgctattgtcttaagttcttctgctcctctgtttccttgtacttctagaataatttcatccattataatattgaaaaggaaaggtgacaatatgcttccctgccttactcctctctctgttttaaaagtatctgtatatttttcttcaattcttaccctgtttttacatatgccgtacaggttctttattctttctactattccctcacgcaatcctctctttctcatactctccccatatcctttctctcagtaccttatcatatgccttctgtaggtctataaacgctaccattgtatcttttccgtattcccacctcttttctaaacacttgtctcatcacaaaaatagcatccaccgttgacctacctttcctaaaaaccacattgctcctctcttcctgtttcttccagtactggtctaattttctgcaacagtattttttcataaattttttgtgtatggcacaacaaagtttattcccctgtaattctcgcatttttgcttattgcctttcttaaaaatcggcactattattccattttccagtcttctggtatcttcttttccttccaaatcactctcatcactctgtacaaccattgaattcccaatgggccccgccgcctttatcatctcagccgtcagctcgtctattcccgcagatttcctctctttcatctctttaaaccgctttttccaattcgcacatactaaaatcctcttcatcttctgtctcctctgtcatatctcttctttcctcttcattttctgttccttccagtagttccttaaaaatactctttccacgtcttcaaaacctctttctcctcccatttgatttcccctgaaacatccaccaccttagtcaacattttctttaggtttcgtcttgttccttatcaccccataaaaaatcttatttcctttgaagtttgatttcagtttttcttcaaaatccttcccATGTCCTctctcctttgcctccttcatcatctttgctgatgcccttgcaagtctcttccatttaTCCCTCTTTTTTTTCGtttgacctatccttaaaccattctcgccaagctctatttttgtttttaaactgcttcagcaattcttttcattccaccaaggggtctctttatcccttcttttacctgaagttcgTCCACATGTTTCTTTCTTCTGCAGCTTTGATTATAGCATTCTTGAGAAATTTGTCCATTCCTCCTCTCCTGTTTTGACCTCCCCTTGGGTATCGTTcctctaatgttatttacaaactcctctctaactttcgtatctttttaacttccatgtcttgattcttgttagtcttttgcatgtatcctttccaaacctcattctttgaaaatcagctaccaccagcctgtgatctcctcccatactttcactgggtatataactttttacatctgccatgtatggctgcaggcatttcctcactaatatataatctattaaacttggctgttcaccattccaattgtatcttgtgtatttgtggctatcccttttcttgttccaggtgttccctatcactatatcattccttaaacaaaaaatccagtaaattttctcctaatatggagcagagacgtggacgtggactaaaatgatttaagcagattgcaagctgcagaaatgagatttttaagagggatagagaagactacaagaaagagatagaataaggaacgaaataaccagagaaagattgaaggtagtttcactgcaagagacaatggaaggaagaagaatacagtggatggggcatgtgaagaggatgggagataatagaatgcctagaatagcactggagaaggaggaaggaggaagaagaccaagaggaagaccgtgaggaagatgggaggaccaagtgtggaaagacatagagagagaaggggactacagaaaatacaggtggatgaagaggagacctggaacgatagactaagtggaggaggctgtgtacgacgacccgtgagaacggaaacgtctgacgatgatgatgatgatgatgacattttaaaattaaaacggtAATTTTTTATCCATGAAGGCTTCATAAAAACTGGAATGTAAAGGAAAtgttaatataatgaatattatttttacataatccCATGGAAGGAATTTTATCCACCACACTCAAAAGCTTACTGTATAAAGTGATAAACATTCTACCCCCTCCATGCTAACTATAAAAACAGTAGCTCATAGAAAAATTACATCTGGGGAGTATTATGAAGATCAATAGTACCATCTTTATGACATATTCAA
This genomic stretch from Homalodisca vitripennis isolate AUS2020 chromosome 6, UT_GWSS_2.1, whole genome shotgun sequence harbors:
- the LOC124364114 gene encoding tectonic-3, which codes for MEVVLMFCLLVIPLISQNVDQVGETTTDLLCSNGTEDSCEAFNSTEIPTTSAAEVTTATTSSKKSKTPTAKTVNKKPLPVFNNTTPSRPQPDCTCDLTRGGCEINCCCDVDCGPEHRAVFTHCIALPPIVDSDYCFPTQLLYRNNSNHQTVETDPGVLCVVQQNTFASTDFTDIPVITTKTAFNKKLGRRRYYSWPNPSLPSTVFDTETPFRDGSPVWITDNVTISRLGVPVSIGHSTLCHGTVEVTYLTDTETSCTKPLTTKAECHASTEAQFFIISSPHSYNFTQPQDCTEDVCIPLHNYICSDACIERTLPKPVFNDTTNICHNLIDTLEYKIYHNGSRGIVDVKGYYTLRNLSVHRDQLVRKRYKVTYLWAGSSDQQVFRRSGSPGYDRGKPVISGRRSLKAVTYNFSTSDWISVGVAGGSGYCRDRYNLLFGENIRTQCSLTVKGTCKQIQQQIWQQILGPVANLSEAVISSYGDPKEGEVEAWVPLLSAEPPPVPALTTAVDIIIVYSLVGPMARPQAKIIAAYLDLLPSANTCESNHTTVVVETSVRFIDKTTPAVTKFAQPPVYEIKLPQDFFYPFLSAGSGIHPSKEIMLLVVIFYNVVGEYF